CGCGTGGTCACCGGTTTCTCAACACCAAGATCGAGCAGCTCCGAATCCGCCATAACGTTCGCATTCCCTCTGGTCACGTAACAAGCGGAAGCTATTTGAAAATTGCGACGATTTGAAGCGAAAAGCCGGTCTTTCGTCACAGGCATTTCAGGAAACTGGATGAACAGCCGGCAACGGAAAACGAAAACGCCCGGCGAAAATTCGCCGGGCGTCTGAAACTTGCTGAAAATGGCAGGTTATCTGCCGAATACGCATCAGCGACCCGGCACCGGGCGGTTGGCGACCTCAACAAGTGCCTTGTGGATATATTCGTTACCGGCAGCAACGCTGCCGGTGCCGAAGATATCCGCGCCGCCCTTGGCATCGGAAGCGAAGCCACCGGCTTCACGAATCAGCACCAGACCCGCCGCCATGTCCCAGGGCGAAAGGTCGGCTTCCCAGAAACCGTCGAGACGGCCCGCGGCAACATAAGCGAGGTCAAGCGCTGCCGCGCCCATGCGACGAATGCCTGCGGCCTCGCCCATGACGTGGCGAAGCTCGACCAGGAACTTCCCATGATTGCCACGACCAAGATGCGGCACACCGCAGCCGATGACGCAATCGGTCAGCGCCTTGCGTGCGGCAACACGGATGCGGCGATCGTTGAGGAACGCGCCGCCGCCGCGCTCGGCGGTGTAGAGTTCGTCGGTGGCCGGGTTGAAGATCACGCCGGCAACAACTTCGCCGTTCCGCTCCAGCGCAATGGAAACCGCGAAATGCGGAATACCGTGCAGGAAGTTGGTGGTGCCATCAAGCGGATCGACGATCCAGCGATGCGCGCCATCAGTGCCCTTTTCCTCGCCGCCTTCCTCGCCCAGGAAGTCGTAGGTCGGGCGGGCCTTCATCAGCTCCTCGCGCACGATCTTCTCGGCCTTGAGGTCTGCCTGAGAGACGAAGTCGCTCGGTCCCTTGACCGAAACCTGAAGGTTCTGCACTTCACCGAAGTCACGCGACAAAGACTTACCCGCCTTGATGGCGGCCTGAACCATGACATTGAGAAGGGCTGAACGGGCCATCGATGTTGTTTCCTGGAAAGCTTGCGAACCGCCCGAAGCGCAACGGGCAGGCACGTCATTATTTTCTTGAATTGAAAGTTTGCGGTTCAAGACCACAAAACGCGCGGAAATTCAAGGCAAAAAGCCTGCATGAGAATGTCGGCGGCGAAGGAAAGGCGGTTGCATCACGTCGGGCGGAAACGATTTGCCGCTTCGATCGCCTTTTTCTGCTGCTCGTCGGTGATGCCGAGATAGAAGTCCTCCAGCCTCGGATCCTTCAAACCGGCGCGGCGGGAAAGCACATACCATTTGGCCGCCTCCACAGGATCCGGCCGGGTGCCGAGCGCCTGAACGTAAAGATGCGCCACCTTGTTCTGCGCCACAACATTGCCGCGCTGCGCCGCACCGTAAAGCCAGCGGAACCCCTCATCCAGATTGCGCTCACCGCCGAAACCATTGACGAGCCAGACGCCGAGATCGACCTGCGCCGTATCATAACCCGCCTTTGCCGCCCGCATCAGCCAGTCCCGCGCCTTGGCCTTTTTCTCGGTCGGCACATCCTTGACCGACCAGTAGATCTGCGACACCGCATATTGCGCGTCGGCAATGCCCTGCTCGGCGGATTTTTCATAGAACGGCAGGGCCATCAAGAGCCCCTTGGCGCCGGGATTTTCTGAAACCAGAATCTGGCCCCAGTTGAACTGGGCAGAGGCATTGCCTGCTTCCGCCGCGCGCCGCATGAAATCGTCAGCCTTCGCTTTGTCGCGGGTGACGAATTTGCCTTCCATCAGGATCAGCGCGAATTTGAACATGGCGACGGGATCGCCACCCTCAGCCGCCTGCTGATACCAGAAAGCGGCAGTCTTTTCGTCGCGGGCGATGCCGAGGCCACGCGACATCATTTCCGCCACCAGCGTCTGCGCGGATGCATCGCCGTTCTGCGCGCGGGTTAGCGCCTTGTCGAGCGCCTGCACATATTCGCCGCGCTGGAAATGGCCATAGGCTTCGTCCACCCGGCCCTTGAATTCCTTTTCCGGCGGCAGGGCCGGCAGATCCGCGCCCATGCGCTGATAGACGTTGACGCCGGAAGACGGCTCGAGATCCTTCTGTTCTTCCGATTGCACCCTGCCCTGACGGGTAGGCTGGGCCTCATTCTCCAACTGGCGGGACAGCGCATTGCTTTCGTTCTGCGGTCCCGATTGGGCAAAGGCGACACCCGCAGGCGCGCCAAAAGCGAGCGCCAGCAGCGAAACGGAAAAACAGAGAGGAACCGAGCGCATGAACATCGCCTGTATCAACCGCCAAACCGTGGCGCTTTTTCGTCAAGCAAAGCGTTGATTTCGGAAACGGCCTGGGCAGCGCCGGACGCGTTGTCGAAAACACCGCTGCGCATCGCCACGAACTCCACGCCGGTTTCAGAAACGGCAACCACCGACGACAAATCCGTGCCGCCCATGACGATGGCCGGGATTTCGATCATCGACGCCCACCACTCGCCAAGCGCCAGATTTTTGGGATGCGCCTCCGGCTTGATGTCGCCTTCCAGCTTTCCAAAAAAGACGTAGTCCGGATTGGACTCACCCATTTCCAGCGCCTTGTGGCGGTCATCGGCATTGCCGCCGCCGACAATCAGCTTCGGCGTGAAGTTTTCCACCGCCTCGGCAAGCGCCTCGGCATTGCCTCCCACATGCAGGCCATCCGCCTTCGCCCGGCTAGCCGTGCGGCTGTCGCCAGCGATGAGGGCGGCCGCACCCGCCGCCTGGACGATCGGGACAATCAATTCCGCCCATTTCTGGAAAGCGGCGTCATCCAGACCGTATTGCGGAATGATGACCGAAGCGACATCGCCGCCTCGCAATGCGTCTTCCACCTCTGTCACCTGCTTTTGCGCATCGTCCGCTTGCGGAACGATCAGGACAAGGCGGCAACGGTCTTCAACAATGCTCATCGTTTCGTCCATTTCAGGCAGAGGACGCTTATCGCGCGATCTGCACTCGTTTTCATATGACAAATCCGATAAACCGGACCGGCGAAAGGATCAACCATACATCCATGCTGACCGATTTTCATTTTTATCTCGTCGCCATTCCCGCAGTCGTGCTTGTCGGCCTTTCCAAGGGGGGGCTTGGCGGCGCACTGGCGCTGATGGGCGTGCCGCTGATGGCGCTTGCCGTTTCGCCAGTGCAGGCGGCGGCGATCTTCCTGCCGATCCTGATCGTCATGGATATCGTGGCGCTCTTCGCCTGGCGGGGGCACAATCACCGGGAAACGCTGCTCATCATGCTGCCCGGCGCAATCGCCGGCATCGCGCTCGGCTGGGCAACGTCCAGCCTCATTTCCGCAAACGCCATGCGCCTTGTCGTCGCCTCGGTCACAATCCTGTTCGTGCTGCGTTATTTCTACGAGAGCTTCAAAAGCCGGAGGGGTCAGGAGATTCCGGCCAAACCGCAAAGACCCGCGGCCGCAACGCTCTGGTCGAGCCTCTCGGGTTATGCAAGCTTCGTTGCCCATGCGGGCGGTCCGCCTTTCCAGATCTATGTTCTGCCGCTGAAGCTCGATCCAAAGACCTATACCGGCATGAGCGTGCGTTTCTTCGCCATCATGAACGCGATCAAGCTCATCCCCTATTTCGCGCTGGGGGCTCTCGACGCCACCAACCTCAAGACCTCGGCCAGCCTGCTGCCGGTAGCAATGCTCGCGACGCTCGCCGGCGCAAGGGTAGTGAAATATCTGAAACCATCAGTGTTTTACCCGCTCATGTATTCCATGGCGTTGATTGCGGCGCTGAAGCTCCTGTGGGACGGGCTGCCGTTCTAGATCCGGCAATAAAAAGCTCTGGCAGCAGGTTTTCACCGCCAGAGCTCAAAAGGCTCAGACCGCCGGCCCCTCAATTGTCGAGGGAGCGGTCTGGCATAAATCAATGTCTTGTCGAGGCCTTGAGCCTCTGCAGTTCATCCTTCAGGCGCAGTTTTCGACGTTTAAGGTCCGCGATCTCTCTATCGTCAGACGACGGGGAAGCAAGAATACTTTCGAGCTCCTCCTCCAGAGCACCGTGTTTCTTTTCGAGCGATGCAATATGAGCCTGAATGGTCATGCGGCACGTCCTTCCTTTTTGAACCTACCTCCAGCTCTCCATCGCTGGAGTTTCAGGTTTGCGACGGCAATGTGACACGGATCGCGCCGCTTGTCGAAGGCGAAATGAAGGCAATAAGTGGGCAATTTGGTCGCAAGGGATAACTTCCCGTTACCGCGATTTGATGATAGAGGCTCGTGAACGATCACATACGCGCCGGAGCCGATCCGGCGGCATAAAATGGGGATGACGAGATGCCCGATCAGGACCAGGCGGACATCAGGCTCACGCTGGCGCGGCTGCGCCAGGAGCATGAGGATTATGACGCGGCGATCAACGCGATGATCCAGACCAGCTGCGATGCACTGAGAATACAGCGGATGAAAAAGAAGAAGCTGGCCGTCAAGGACAAGATGACCCAGCTGGAAGACCAGGTCATTCCCGATATCATCGCCTGAGCCGGAGAGATTACGTGACAGCAGAAACGCCCCCCGTCGCCATCATCATGGGCAGCCAGTCCGACTGGGAGACCATGAAGAACGCCGCCGATACGCTGGATGCGCTCGACGTGGAATATGAAGCCCGCATCATTTCCGCCCACCGCACGCCGGACCGGCTTTATGACTTTGCCAACGGCGCAAAGGACGAAGGCTTCAAGGTCATTATCGCCGGTGCGGGCGGTGCCGCCCACCTGCCGGGCATGACAGCCGCCATGACGCCCCTGCCCGTCTTCGGCGTTCCGGTACAGTCCAAGACCATGTCCGGACAGGACAGTCTCTATTCCATCGTGCAGATGCCTGCCGGCATCCCCGTCGGCACGCTCGCCATCGGCAAGGCCGGCGCCATCAATGCCGCCCTTCTGGCCGCTGCGGTCCTGGCACTCAGCGACGAAGACCTGGCCGACCGGCTCGATGCCTGGCGTGCCCGCCAGTCGGCAGCCGTCGCAGAATATCCGATGGACAGCGCCCAGTGACGAAAAAAGTGATGGCAAAGACGACCAACCTTACCATCGGCATCATCGGTGGCGGGCAGCTCGGGCGTATGCTGGCCATGGCCGCTGCCCGTCTCAACCACCGCACCATCGTGCTGGAGCCGCAGGCCGATTGTCCGGCTGCGCAGGTTTGCAACGACCAGATCGTCGCGGAATATGACGACGAAAAGGCGCTTGCGGAACTCGCAAGCCGCTGCGATGTCGTCACCTACGAATTCGAAAACGTGCCTGTCGCAGCCGCGGAAAAACTCAGCGCCTCCGTGCCGGTCTATCCGCCGGCGCAGGCGCTCAGCGCATCGCAGGACCGGTTGACGGAAAAACGCTTCCTCAATGGTTGCGGCATTCCAACCGCCGATTTTCGCGCCGTGGACAGCCAGGGCGAGCTGGAAGCCGCCTTGACCGCCTTCGGTGGCAAGGGCGTGCTGAAAACCCGCCGCATGGGTTATGACGGCAAGGGCCAGCGCCTCTTCCGTGGTGGCGAAGACCTCGCGGGCGCTTTTGCGGCACTCGGCGGCGTGCCGCTGATCCTCGAAAGCTTCGTTGCCTTCGAGCGGGAAATCTCGATCATCGCCGCCCGCTTCAAGGACGGCACCGTCAAGTGTTACGATCCGGCCGAGAACGTCCATCTGAACGGCATTCTGCACACATCGACGGTGCCGGCGGCACTTTCGGATGCCGCGAAGGCTGTCGCCGTGCGGTCAGCAGAAAAGCTTCTCGCCGCACTCGATTATGTCGGAGTCATCGGCATCGAATTCTTCGTCCTGCCGGATGGTTCGCTGGTTGCCAATGAAATGGCGCCGCGTGTCCACAATACCGGCCACTGGACGGAAGCAGCCTGCGTTATCTCGCAGTTCGAGCAGCATATCCGGGCCGTGTCGGGCCTTGCCCCCGGCAGTACGGATCGCCATTCCGATTGTGTCATGACCAACCTGATCGGCGACGACATCAACGACGTGCCGGCATGGCTGTCGAAAAAAGACTGTCTCGTGCATCTCTATGGCAAGACAGAAGCCCGGCCAAGCCGCAAGATGGGCCATGTGACCGAGCTTCTGCACACAGGAAAAGCCTAGTCTTTTAAGGCAAAGGCACGGCCAAGTGTTGACAGGCAGGGCTCAAACGGGTATCTGCCTGCCAACCGAAAAGAGCGCGCCCCGTTGCGCGCTTTTGATTGTTAGAATAGCACGGCAGAACCCGTGCAAAACTGCGGACCAGTAAAATGAAGATCAAGAATTCGCTTAAAGCGCTTAAGGCCCGTCATCGCGATAACCGCCTGGTTCGCCGCAAGGGCCGCGTCTACATCATCAACAAGCAGAACCCGCGTTTCAAGGCTCGTCAGGGCTGATAGATTGCGACTGCGGTTCGCGATTGAACGCGCGGATCACTTTGTTGACAGTGCAGAAGTTTGCATTTGATATTGGGCGCAGTCGGGTTAAGCTTTAACCCATGCGCCCAAATCGTTTTTGCACGGCTATCCTCCTCGCTCAGGGTTTCCTGTTTGCCGGCCTCCTGATTCCGGGAATGGCCGCCATTAGCCATGCGGCGGATGGACAGCAGCCTGCTGCGGCAGAAGCCGCGCCTTCCCCTGCCAAGACGATCGACACTCTTTTCGCATCGCTGAAAAAAGAGCGCAACACAGTCAAGGCGCGCAGCATCGCCAACCAGATCGCCTCCGAATGGAACGATTCCGGCAGCGCGACGGTCAATCTCCTGATGCAATGGGCCGGCGAAGCCGCGGACGAAAAGCGGAACGCGGCGGCTTATGATTTTCTCGACCAGGTCATTTTGCTCGACCCGAACTATGTGCAGGCGCCTTATCGCCGCGCCATGGTGCATTTTGCCGATGGTGATACCCGCAAGGCAATGGCCGACATCAACCTGACCCTCGAAAAAGAGCCGCGTTATTTCCCGGCGCTGGCAAGCCTTGCCAACATCCTCGAAGCCTCCGGCCGCCACGAGCTGGCACTGAAGGCCTGGGAACAATATCTGGCAGTTTACCCCGCAGACAAGGACGCCCGCAAGGAAGCCGCCGATCTCTCGGAAAAGCTGGCGGGCACACGCGGCTGAATTTGACAAAAGCACAAACAAAAATCGCCGCAAAAGCGGCGATTTTTCATTGAGGCTTTCTCAGCCGATCATTCCATGCCGAGCGCGGCCATATAGGTCTGGAGAATCGTTTCTTCCTCAATACGCTCGTTGGCATCCTTCTTGCGCAGACGAATGATGGTGCGAATCGCCTTGGTGTCGTAACCACGGCCCTTCGCCTCGCCCATGACATCCTTGATATCGCCCTGAATGGCGGCCTTTTCCTCTTCGAGGCGCTCGACGCGCTCGATGAACTGACGCAGTTCTGCGGCGGCGACGGTTTCGGTGGTGCTTGTTTCGTCCATCATATCATCCTTTATTGGCGGCCCGCATGTGAGCCTTGTTCATTATATCCGGGCGAAGTCGTCGCCGGTCGCTGCCAGCGGACAGCAAAATTCAGGCCTGTGAACTGCCCACTGAAAGGCGTTCCGTCAAGTTGATTCCGTCGATGAGGACTTATTCCTTGGGCCGGTTCTGCTCGAAAGCGGCTTTCTGGTCGCCACTCGCTTCGCCCTGATATCTCTCTTTCCAATCCTCATACGGCATGCCGTAGACGATTTCCCGGGATTGATCCTTGCTGAGCGGAACACCAGCTTCCTCGGCCGCCTCCCGATACCAGTTGGAAAGGCAATTGCGGCAGAAGCCCGCGAGATTCATCAGGTCGATATTCTGCACATCGTGGCGTTCACGAAGGTGCTTGACGAGGCGGCGGAAGGCGGCGGCCTCGAACTCGATCTGCCTGTTGTCGTTCTCATTCGTCATGGCAAAACTCCAGGCTCAATAGGGGCCGGTGCGAGAGGCGAACAGCTGATATTCATGCAGGACGGGATCGTCATTCATTGCGGCGAAAATGGGAGCGAGCCGATCCGACCATTCCGCGATCCCCTTCTCATCCGTGATCAGATCCTGCCGAACCTCCAGAAGCGCATGCGGTATGCCCTTCATCATGCAATGCCGATACATGGTGTCGCCCTTGAGCGCGCCGTCATAGGGCTCGTTGTCGCCAACGAGAATGTCGCCGGTGGCGCGCAGATGCGCCAGAAGCGGATCGACCGCACGGTGGTCCGTGTCCCACAGAACCGCCGCATGCCATGGCCGCGGCGTTTCTTTCCAGAACGGCGTATAGGAATGCAGCGACAGGACGAGCGGCGCTTCTTCGGACGCCTCCGCAACGCCGGTCAGCACGCGGTCCACGGCATTGTGATAGGGCCGATGAAAAACCTCGATCCTCCTTTGCCATTCCTCATCCGCAATCGGATGATTACCGGGGATGATCGCACCGTCCGAAATCTTCATGATGAGGGTCGGATCGTCCTCGCCGCGATTCGGATCGATCAGCAGCCGTGAGAACCGCCCGAGCACAGCCGGCACGCCAAGCCGCGCGGCAAGCGATCGTGTCAGCCCTTCTATGCCGATATCAAATGCG
The DNA window shown above is from Agrobacterium tumefaciens and carries:
- a CDS encoding inositol monophosphatase family protein, coding for MARSALLNVMVQAAIKAGKSLSRDFGEVQNLQVSVKGPSDFVSQADLKAEKIVREELMKARPTYDFLGEEGGEEKGTDGAHRWIVDPLDGTTNFLHGIPHFAVSIALERNGEVVAGVIFNPATDELYTAERGGGAFLNDRRIRVAARKALTDCVIGCGVPHLGRGNHGKFLVELRHVMGEAAGIRRMGAAALDLAYVAAGRLDGFWEADLSPWDMAAGLVLIREAGGFASDAKGGADIFGTGSVAAGNEYIHKALVEVANRPVPGR
- a CDS encoding tetratricopeptide repeat protein, whose product is MFMRSVPLCFSVSLLALAFGAPAGVAFAQSGPQNESNALSRQLENEAQPTRQGRVQSEEQKDLEPSSGVNVYQRMGADLPALPPEKEFKGRVDEAYGHFQRGEYVQALDKALTRAQNGDASAQTLVAEMMSRGLGIARDEKTAAFWYQQAAEGGDPVAMFKFALILMEGKFVTRDKAKADDFMRRAAEAGNASAQFNWGQILVSENPGAKGLLMALPFYEKSAEQGIADAQYAVSQIYWSVKDVPTEKKAKARDWLMRAAKAGYDTAQVDLGVWLVNGFGGERNLDEGFRWLYGAAQRGNVVAQNKVAHLYVQALGTRPDPVEAAKWYVLSRRAGLKDPRLEDFYLGITDEQQKKAIEAANRFRPT
- a CDS encoding thiamine phosphate synthase, which produces MSIVEDRCRLVLIVPQADDAQKQVTEVEDALRGGDVASVIIPQYGLDDAAFQKWAELIVPIVQAAGAAALIAGDSRTASRAKADGLHVGGNAEALAEAVENFTPKLIVGGGNADDRHKALEMGESNPDYVFFGKLEGDIKPEAHPKNLALGEWWASMIEIPAIVMGGTDLSSVVAVSETGVEFVAMRSGVFDNASGAAQAVSEINALLDEKAPRFGG
- a CDS encoding sulfite exporter TauE/SafE family protein; translated protein: MLTDFHFYLVAIPAVVLVGLSKGGLGGALALMGVPLMALAVSPVQAAAIFLPILIVMDIVALFAWRGHNHRETLLIMLPGAIAGIALGWATSSLISANAMRLVVASVTILFVLRYFYESFKSRRGQEIPAKPQRPAAATLWSSLSGYASFVAHAGGPPFQIYVLPLKLDPKTYTGMSVRFFAIMNAIKLIPYFALGALDATNLKTSASLLPVAMLATLAGARVVKYLKPSVFYPLMYSMALIAALKLLWDGLPF
- a CDS encoding YdcH family protein — protein: MTIQAHIASLEKKHGALEEELESILASPSSDDREIADLKRRKLRLKDELQRLKASTRH
- a CDS encoding YdcH family protein; amino-acid sequence: MPDQDQADIRLTLARLRQEHEDYDAAINAMIQTSCDALRIQRMKKKKLAVKDKMTQLEDQVIPDIIA
- the purE gene encoding 5-(carboxyamino)imidazole ribonucleotide mutase; the encoded protein is MGSQSDWETMKNAADTLDALDVEYEARIISAHRTPDRLYDFANGAKDEGFKVIIAGAGGAAHLPGMTAAMTPLPVFGVPVQSKTMSGQDSLYSIVQMPAGIPVGTLAIGKAGAINAALLAAAVLALSDEDLADRLDAWRARQSAAVAEYPMDSAQ
- a CDS encoding 5-(carboxyamino)imidazole ribonucleotide synthase, which encodes MAKTTNLTIGIIGGGQLGRMLAMAAARLNHRTIVLEPQADCPAAQVCNDQIVAEYDDEKALAELASRCDVVTYEFENVPVAAAEKLSASVPVYPPAQALSASQDRLTEKRFLNGCGIPTADFRAVDSQGELEAALTAFGGKGVLKTRRMGYDGKGQRLFRGGEDLAGAFAALGGVPLILESFVAFEREISIIAARFKDGTVKCYDPAENVHLNGILHTSTVPAALSDAAKAVAVRSAEKLLAALDYVGVIGIEFFVLPDGSLVANEMAPRVHNTGHWTEAACVISQFEQHIRAVSGLAPGSTDRHSDCVMTNLIGDDINDVPAWLSKKDCLVHLYGKTEARPSRKMGHVTELLHTGKA
- the ykgO gene encoding type B 50S ribosomal protein L36, which gives rise to MKIKNSLKALKARHRDNRLVRRKGRVYIINKQNPRFKARQG
- a CDS encoding tetratricopeptide repeat protein, with product MRPNRFCTAILLAQGFLFAGLLIPGMAAISHAADGQQPAAAEAAPSPAKTIDTLFASLKKERNTVKARSIANQIASEWNDSGSATVNLLMQWAGEAADEKRNAAAYDFLDQVILLDPNYVQAPYRRAMVHFADGDTRKAMADINLTLEKEPRYFPALASLANILEASGRHELALKAWEQYLAVYPADKDARKEAADLSEKLAGTRG
- a CDS encoding DUF2312 domain-containing protein, which encodes MMDETSTTETVAAAELRQFIERVERLEEEKAAIQGDIKDVMGEAKGRGYDTKAIRTIIRLRKKDANERIEEETILQTYMAALGME
- a CDS encoding DUF1244 domain-containing protein, yielding MTNENDNRQIEFEAAAFRRLVKHLRERHDVQNIDLMNLAGFCRNCLSNWYREAAEEAGVPLSKDQSREIVYGMPYEDWKERYQGEASGDQKAAFEQNRPKE
- a CDS encoding N-formylglutamate amidohydrolase, with the protein product MNDFIPYEIIEGDYDKGMVLLADHAMNLLPAHYGNLGLPQTAFHRHIAFDIGIEGLTRSLAARLGVPAVLGRFSRLLIDPNRGEDDPTLIMKISDGAIIPGNHPIADEEWQRRIEVFHRPYHNAVDRVLTGVAEASEEAPLVLSLHSYTPFWKETPRPWHAAVLWDTDHRAVDPLLAHLRATGDILVGDNEPYDGALKGDTMYRHCMMKGIPHALLEVRQDLITDEKGIAEWSDRLAPIFAAMNDDPVLHEYQLFASRTGPY